CGTGATCCGGCTCAGTTTTTCGAAGGACGACGCGACGCTGGTCGAAGGCGCGCGGCGGCTGCGTTCGCTGTAAGAAACCGGCGACGGGCATCCGGCGACGGGCGCGTCGCATCGACCAATCACAGGAGATCACGATGAAGCATACGGCTACCCTGAAACTCGCGTTTGCACTCGCATGCGCAATCGGCTCCGGCGCGGCGCTCGCTGACGCACAGACGCTGCGTTTCGGCCTTGAAGCGCAATACCCGCCGTTCGAATCGAAAGCGCCGAACGGCGACCTGCAGGGCTTCGACATCGACGTCGGCAATGCCGTCTGCCAGACGGCGAAGCTGTCGTGCAAATGGGTCGAGACGTCGTTCGACGGCCTGATTCCCGCACTGAAGGGCCGCAAATTCGACGCGATCAACTCGGCGATGAACGCGACCGAGCAGCGGCGCCAGGCGATCGACTTCACGACGATCATCTACCGCGTGCCGACCCAGCTGATCGCCCGCACCGGCAGCGGCCTGCTGCCGACGCCCGAATCGCTGAAGGGCAAGCGCGTCGGCGTGCTGCAGGCGTCGATCCAGGAAACCTACGCGAAGGCGCACTGGGAGCCGGCCGGCATCGCGATCGTCGCGTACCAGGACCAGAACCAGGCGTACGCGGACCTGGTCGCGGGCCGCCTCGACGCGACGCTCGTGCTTGCGCCGTCCGGCCAGCGCGGCTTCCTGTCGCGCCCGGACGGCAAGGGCTTCTCGTTCGTCGGCCAGCCCGTGCACGACGACAAGATCCTCGGCAGCGGCATCGCATTCGGCCTGCGCAAGGGCGACGACGCACTGAAGGCGAAGCTCGACGCGGCGATCGACAAGCTGAAGGCGGACGGCACGGTGAAGACGCTCGGCCTGAAGTATTTCGGCGATATCGACATTTCGACCAAGTAAGCGGGGCCGCGCGATGCAGAACCGGGAGACGGTTGCCGCGGGCGGCGAACCGCGCGACGTGCGGCTGTCGGGCGAGGCGCTCGACGGCGTGCTTGTCGCCGAACTGGGCGAGGCGCTCGTCACGCGTTCTGCCGACATCGATCCGCGCTACTTCACGGCGTACAACGAGCCGGCCGGCGTGCGGCCGCGCGCGCTGGTACGCCCGCGCAGCGTCGACGACGTGTCGCGCACGCTCGCACTGTGCGCGCGGCTCGGGCAGCCGGTCGTGCCGCAGGGCGGGCTGACCGGGCTCGCGCATGGCGCGGTCGCGCTCGGCGGCGAGGTCGTGCTGTCGATGGAGCGCTTTGCCGGTATCGAGGCGATCGACGTGGCGGCCGGCACGATGACCGTGCGCGCGGGGACGCCGCTGCAGACGGTGCAGGAAGCCGCGGAAGCGGCGGGTTTCACGTTCGGCGTGGATCTCGGCGCGCGTGGCTCGTGCCAGATCGGCGGCATGCTCGCGACCAATGCGGGCGGCACGCGCGCGATCCGCTACGGAATGATGCGCGAGCAAGTGCTCGGGCTCGAGGCCGTGCTCGCGGACGGCACGGTCGTGTCGTCGATGAACCGGATGCTGAAGAACAACGCGGGCTACGACCTGAAGCAGTTGTTCATCGGCAGCGAGGGGACGCTCGGCGTCGTCACGCGCGCGGTGTTGCGGCTGCATCCGCTGCTCGCCGTGCCGGCTACCGCGCTTTGCCGTGTGCGCGATTACGACGCGGTGGTCGCGCTGTGGAACCGCGTGCGCACGTTGCCGGAAGTCGTCAGTTTCGAAGCGATGTGGCCGGCGTTCTACGATTACGTCGCGCGTCATACGCCGGGCGTCTCGGCGCCGTTCGTCGGCGACGATGGCTTCGCGGTGCTGATCGAATGCGCGACGAGCGCACCCGGCGGCGATGCGCACGAGGCGCTGGAAGCGGGCCTCGCGGCCGGGTTCGATGCCGGGCTGGTGGACGACGCGGTGCTCGCGACGTCGGAGCGGCAGGCGCGCGACCTGTGGACGCTGCGTGAAGGTCTCGCAATCGATGCGCTGCCGCATCTCGTCAATTTCGACGTGAGTTTGCCGACGGGTGAACTCGGCGCGTTCGCCGAACGCTGCGAGGCGGCACTGCGGGCGCGTTGGCCGGACGTCACATGCCTGTTCTTCGGCCACGTCGGCGATGGCAACGTGCATATCGGCGTATCGCTGGCCGGGATGAGCGACGCGGACCTCGATGCGCTCGATCACTGCGTGTACGCGGTCGTGCGCGACATGGGCGGCTCGGTGTCGGCCGAGCACGGGATCGGCGTGCTCAAGCGCCCTTATCTCGCGCACACGCGCAGCGATGCGGAAATCGGGCTGATGCGACGCCTGAAGGCCGCGCTGGACCCGCACGGCATCCTCAATCCCGGCAAGGTACTTTGACAGGGTCGATTCCCGTGACTGACGGGAATCGACCTGCGTGACACGTCAGCCGTCCACCCAGCGCAGCGCGCCGATCTTCAGGTGTTCGACGACGCTGCGTGCCCAATCGAGCTCCGCATTGAGCAGCACCAGCGCATGTTCGTTCTGCAGCAGGAACAGGCGCGGCACCTGGTCGGCCTGCGCGGTGGCGCGCAGCGCTTCCAGCCGTTCGCGTTCGGCGTCGAGCCGCGCGATCCGCAGTTCGAGTTGATGGCGGGCATCTTCGGCATCGAGCAGCGGCAGGAACGCGAGGCCGGCGCCGAACACCGGGAATTCACGCGCGGGCTCCGCGAGCAGCGCATGCAGCCACGCCTGTCCCGCCGTGTGCCCGGCTTCGGTCAGCGCATACAGCGTGCGCTCCGGAAACGCGCCGTCGCGCTCGGTGTCGTGCACGGCGATCAGCCCGTCGCGCAGCAACCGGTCGATCGTCTGGTAGAGGCTCGTGCGCTGCCGCACGTTGACGACTTCGTCGTGTCCGCGGGCCTTCAGTTGCTGCAGCATCCCGTACGGATGCATGGGCGTTTCGGTGAGCGTCGCGAGGACGGCCAGCGCGAGCGGGGATGGGCGGCTCGTGGACATGAATAGTTAGTTAATATCTAGTAAGAATATAACTATTCTCATCGATACTATCTTATTTCACAAGGGTTTCAGCCGAGGTGCGATCGCTTGGCAGCCGGCGCGACGGTTTCCATCGTCGCGAGACCATGCACGATTCCGCAATCCTCGACCGAATGCTCGCCGACGCATTGGCGGCGCAATTCGGTGAGCTGGTCGCGCAGATGCGTGAGTTCCGCGAGGCGCGCATCGACGTGCCCGATGTGATCGTCGAGCAGCGAATTGATCGAATCGCAGCGGTCGGCCGGGGTGTCGGTGAGCTGCAGCAGCGCGCGGATTTCATCGTGCGCCATGTCGAGCGCGCGGCAGTTGCGGATGAAGCGCAGCCGTTCGACGTGCACGTCGGTGTAGTTGCGGTAGTTCGAGTCGGTGCGCTCCGCATCCGGCATCAGCCCCTCTTTCTCGTAGAAACGGATCGTCTCGGGGGTGCAACGGGCCGCTTTGGCCAGTTCGCCAATCTTCATGCCTTTCTCCCGTGTAAGGGTTGACCTTGTAGTGGCTTCAGGGTGTTAACTCTACACCGTCAAGCCACAAAGGAGGTTGTCATGACCGACGCCAAGCGTCCCCACGACCCACGACACCGTCATGCCGGCGGCGCCGATGCGTGCTGCGCCGACCCGCGCGACACGCAGACGGCGACCGTAGCCGACGCGGCGCCGGCGGCCGGCGAGCGCGCGCACGGCGAGGCTGCATCGCGCGGCCACGACCATGATCACGATCATTCGCACGGCGGCGCGCACCAGCACGGCGCGACGTCCGCGCACGATCATGCCGCGCACGACGAAGCGGGTCATGACCACGACCACGACCATGATCATTCACGCGGCGATGCGCATGTGCACGGCGCGACGTGCTCGCACGACCACGCCGCGCATGACCATTCCGGTCACGACCACGACCACGACCACGACCACGACCACGACCACGACCACGACCACGACCACGCGGCCGGCGACTGCTGCGCGCCTGCGGCACTGACGCTCGCGCCGCTGCCGGTCGCGCAGGCGACGGCGTCGGGCCACGTGCGCTCGGCGTTCCGGATCATGCAGATGGACTGCCCGACCGAGGAAACGCTGATCCGCAAGAAGCTCGGCGGGATGAACGAGGTGTCGGCGCTCGAATTCAACCTGATGCAGCGGATGCTGACCGTCGAGCACGTGCCCGGCGCACAGCCGGCGCTCGAAAGCGCGATCCGCTCGCTCGGGATGACGCCCGAGGCCGCGACGGCCGGCGCACCGGCGGCGCGCGTCGCCGACGCGCCCGCGAAGCCGTGGTGGCCGCTGGCGCTGGCCGGCGTCGCCGCGATCGCATCCGAAGGCGCGACGTGGGCCGGGCTGCCGGTGTGGCTCGCGGCGGCGCTCGCGCTCGCCGCGGTGCTTGCGTGCGGGCTCACCACGTACAAGAAGGGCTGGATCGCGATCCGCAACGGCAACCTGAACATCAACGCGCTGATGAGCATCGCGGTGACGGGTGCGATGGCGATCGGCCAGTGGCCGGAAGCCGCGATGGTGATGGTGCTGTTCACGATCGCCGAGCTGATCGAGGCGAAGTCGCTCGATCGCGCGCGCAATGCGATTCAGGGCCTGATGCAACTCGCGCCGGACACCGCGACCGTGCAGCAGGCCGACGGCTCGTGGCGCACGATCGAGGCCGCGCAGGTCGCGCTCGGCGCGGTCGTCCGCGTGAAGCCGGGCGAGCGGATCGGGCTGGACGGCGAAGTCGTCGCGGGACGCTCGACGGTCAACCAGGCGCCGATCACCGGCGAGAGCCTGCCCGTCGAAAAGACGACCGGCGACGCCGTGTATGCGGGCACGATCAACGAATCGGGTTCGTTCGAATACCGCGTGACGGCCGTCGCGGCGAACTCGACGCTCGCGCGGATCATCCACGCGGTCGAGGAAGCGCAAGGCGCGAAGGCGCCGACGCAGCGTTTCGTCGACCAGTTCGCGCGCGTCTACACGCCGATCGTGTTCGCGGTCGCGCTGCTGGTGGCGGTGGTGCCGCCGCTCGTCATGGGCGGCGCGTGGCACGACTGGATCTACCGCGCGCTGGTGCTGCTCGTGATCGCGTGCCCGTGCGCGCTGGTGATCTCGACGCCGGTGACGATCGTGTCGGGTCTCGCGGCTGCCGCGCGGCGCGGGATTCTCGTGAAGGGCGGCGTCTACCTGGAAGAAGGGCGCAAGCTCGCGTGGCTCGCGCTCGACAAGACCGGCACGATCACGCACGGCAAGCCGGTGCAGACCGACTTCGACGTGCATGCGGACGACGCCGATGCAGCACGTGTGCGCCACCTCGGTGCGAGCCTTGCGGCGCGCTCCGATCACCCGGTGTCGCAGGCGATCGCGGCCGCGGCGCGCGATGCCGGCACGGCGGCATTCGCCGATGTGCAGGACTTCGAAGCGATCGTCGGGCGCGGCGTGCGCGGCACGATCGACGGCACGCGCTACTGGCTCGGCAACCACCGGCTCGTCGAGGAGCTCGAGCGCTGCTCGACGGCGCTCGAAGCGAAGCTCGACGCGCTGGAGCGGCAGGGCAAGAGCGTCGTGGTGCTGGTCGACGAAGCGCGCGTGCTCGGCATCTTCGCGGTGGCCGACACGATCAAGGACACGAGCCGTGAAGCGATCGCCGATCTGCACGCGCTCGGTATCCGCACCGCGATGCTGACGGGCGACAACCCGCATACCGCGCAGGCGATCGCGCAGCAGGCCGGCATCGACGACGCACGCGGCAACCAGTTGCCGGAAGACAAGCTCGCGGCGGTCGAGGAGCTGTCGGCCGGCGGCGCGGGCGCGGTCGGGATGGTCGGCGACGGGATCAACGATGCACCGGCGCTCGCACGTGCCGACATCGGTTTCGCGATGGGTGCGATGGGCACCGACACGGCGATCGAGACGGCCGACGTCGCGCTGATGGACGACGACCTGCGCAAGATTCCCGCGTTCGTGCGGCTGTCGCGCGCGACGCACCGCGTGCTGGTGCAGAACATCGGCTTCGCGCTCGGCGTGAAGGTCGTGTTCCTCGGCCTCACGGTCGCGGGGCTCGGCACGATGTGGATGGCGGTCTTCGCCGACGCGGGCGCGAGCCTGATCGTCGTGGCCAACGGCTTGCGGCTGCTGTCGTCCTCGGGGGCGTTCGGCGGTACGCAGGCCAAGCGTTGAGGAGCGGGCGATGAGCTTTCTGAAACGAATCCTGGGCGGCCACGGCGGTGGCCATGGCAGCGGGCACGGCAACGGCGGCAGCGGTGGTCACGGCGGCGGCGGGCATCACGGCGGGCAGCGCCGGGACGGGCAGGGTGGCCACGACGCACGCGGCCGCGATCGCCATGGCTGGGGCTGGCAGGCGCCGGCCGACGCGAATGGCGGGCAGGGCGGCAACGTGCCGCTGAGCCAGCTCGCGTGTGCGGGCTGCGGCGCGCTCAACGCGGCGGACGCGCGTTTCTGCGCGCAGTGCGGCGCGGCGCAACGCAGCCGGGCTTGCGGCCGCTGCCACACCGCGCTGGCGGCCGACGCACGCTTCTGCCCCGGGTGCGGGACGCAGGCGACGTAACAAGCATGCTGCTCATTTGCGCCGGCCGGGCATGAACATCGGCCGGCGCGCTTCGTTTCACGGCCGGCGCAGCGGCCCGTCGCTCAGCGCAACGGCAGGTGGATCTCGGTACGCAGGTCGGCCGGCGCCGCGTCCATCGGCGTATTGAGGTAGAGCTCGAACGGCGGCGCGTCGACGGCCTCGCGGCCCGAATGACGCAGCCAGTCGCCATAGAGCCACTGGTAGGCCGACTTCAGGTCCGCATACGGCCCCGTATGCAGCAGCACCGCGTATTCGCCGCCCGCGACCGTCGCGCGTTCGACCGGCGGCACGGGCTCGACGTCCGGCGCGCCGTCGGCCGGCATGAAGCACGCCTTCGCGCGCAGCTGCGCTTCGGGCGTCGTGTCCGGATCGTCGTAGAAAATACCGATCATCTTCGCGCCCGGGCCGATCAGCCCATGCTGCCCGACCCAGGCGCCGATCCGCCCGAACGCCTCGCCGACCTTCATGTACGCGCCGGTGTGCGTCACCGCGTAGCCACGCAGTTCCGGCAGCCGCCGGATTTCGACTTCGTGCTTGAACATGTCTTCCTCTCCTCTCTGTAGCGGATAGATCGGCCGGTGGACGCCGGCGCGCCGGTGCTGCGCAGGCGGCACGGAACGCCCGCGCGAACGCGTGCGCCGAACCGTAGCCCGCCCGCCGCGCGATCTCGTCGATCGGCCGTGCAGTGCACACGAGATCCTCGAACGGGCGCACGGATCCGCATCCGCCGCACCGCCAGCACGATCGACTCGCCGTACGGCGCGCGGTACACGCGTTGCCAGTGAACCGGCGACAGGCACGCGACTTCGGCAAGCCGGTTCAGGTCGAGCGGGCCGTCGAGATGCGAGCGGACGGTTTCCGAACGCGCGCCACGCGCGCCGCATAGCGGATCCACGCGGGTTTGTCGGCTTTCGTTTCGGCTGTCGTCGACGTGTCCGGGCAAGAACCGAAGCCACGGTATCACGGGCCGAATGGATAAATCTTGCGGAAATGCGTAGTCATCCTGAATCCGCCCCTTTTTAATTTTGCCGAAATGGGGTCTTGCCCCCCTGCGATCTATGACTAAAGTTAAAGACGGTGAAATCGGGTGATCGCGTCATTTTTCTCGGGTAAGTTGCTCGAACCGGTCAGCACGCTTTTCGAAGTACGCAGGTAGTTCGTCGATGTTCAATCGCAACACCACGTTTTTCGGGAGAAGAAGAAATGGATGCTTCCAGCTTCATCACGTCGCTGCAGGCCACGCTAGGCGGATACCTGCCCAAGATCGCCGGCGCGATCGGCATCCTGGTGATCGGCTGGCTGATCGCCGTGGTGGTGCGGGCCGGCGCGCTGCGCCTGCTCAACGCGCTGAAGGTCGACAAGCGGATCACCGACAGCACCGGCCAGGGCGCGTGCGTCGAGCGCATCATCGCCGGCGGGCTGTTCTGGCTCGTGCTGCTCGTCACCGCGGTGGGCATCTTCAACGTGCTCAACCTGTACGCGGTCTCCAATCCGTTCTCGCTGCTCGTCACGCACATCGTCAACTATCTGCCGAACCTGATCGGCGGCGCGGCGCTGACGCTGATCGCGTGGCTGATCGCGTCGCTGCTGCGCAGCCTCGCGAACCGCGCGCTGAAGGCCAGCAAGATCGACGACAAGCTGTCCGAAGGCGCCGGCATGCAGCCGATGAGCGGCTATCTCGGCGACGTGCTGTTCTGGCTCGTGATCCTGATGTTCCTGCCGGCGATCCTCGCGTCGTTCGCGCTGTCGGGCCTGCTGTCGCCGGTGCAGGGGATGGTCGACAAGCTGCTCGCGATCGTGCCGAACCTGTTCGCGGCCGCGGTGATCGGCTTCGTCGGCTGGATCGTCGCGCGCGTGCTGCGCGGTCTCGTGACGAACCTGCTCGTCGCCGCCGGCGCCGATCGCCTCACGCAGCGTCTCGACAGCCCGACGCCCGTGCGCGTGTCGAGCCTGATCGGCACGATCGTCTACGTGTTCGTGTTCGTGCCGACGCTGATCTCCGCGCTCGACGCGCTGAAGATCGAAGCGATCTCGATCCCCGCGACCAACATGCTGAACCAGTTCCTCGGCGCGGTGCCGGACATCGTCGCGGCGATCGTGATCGTGCTCGTCACGTTCTACTTCGCGCGCTTCGTCGCCTCGCTCGCGCAGAAGCTGCTGGAAGCCGCCGGCGTCGACGGGCTGCCGACCGTGCTCGGCGTCGAGCGCGTGTTCTCGGGCATCCTGCAGCCGTCGGTGCTGGTCGCGCGGCTGATCGTGTTCTTCGCGATGCTGTTCGCGTCGGTCGAAGCCGCGAACCGGCTCGGCTTCTCGCAGGTGCGTGACGTCGTCACGCTGTTCATCGAATTCGGCGGCCACGTGCTGATGGGCGGCGTGATCCTCGTGATCGGCGTGTGGCTCGCGGGCCTTGCGCGCCGCGTGATCGAGCAGGCCGACCGGGAACACAGCGTGCTGTTCGCGCGCATCGCGCAATT
The DNA window shown above is from Burkholderia cepacia and carries:
- a CDS encoding mechanosensitive ion channel, encoding MDASSFITSLQATLGGYLPKIAGAIGILVIGWLIAVVVRAGALRLLNALKVDKRITDSTGQGACVERIIAGGLFWLVLLVTAVGIFNVLNLYAVSNPFSLLVTHIVNYLPNLIGGAALTLIAWLIASLLRSLANRALKASKIDDKLSEGAGMQPMSGYLGDVLFWLVILMFLPAILASFALSGLLSPVQGMVDKLLAIVPNLFAAAVIGFVGWIVARVLRGLVTNLLVAAGADRLTQRLDSPTPVRVSSLIGTIVYVFVFVPTLISALDALKIEAISIPATNMLNQFLGAVPDIVAAIVIVLVTFYFARFVASLAQKLLEAAGVDGLPTVLGVERVFSGILQPSVLVARLIVFFAMLFASVEAANRLGFSQVRDVVTLFIEFGGHVLMGGVILVIGVWLAGLARRVIEQADREHSVLFARIAQFAILGLVFAMGLRAMGIANEIVQLAFGLVLGAIAVAVALSFGLGGREAAGKLLDRWFNQRGGGQ
- a CDS encoding PadR family transcriptional regulator; translated protein: MSTSRPSPLALAVLATLTETPMHPYGMLQQLKARGHDEVVNVRQRTSLYQTIDRLLRDGLIAVHDTERDGAFPERTLYALTEAGHTAGQAWLHALLAEPAREFPVFGAGLAFLPLLDAEDARHQLELRIARLDAERERLEALRATAQADQVPRLFLLQNEHALVLLNAELDWARSVVEHLKIGALRWVDG
- the cadR gene encoding Cd(II)/Pb(II)-responsive transcriptional regulator — its product is MKIGELAKAARCTPETIRFYEKEGLMPDAERTDSNYRNYTDVHVERLRFIRNCRALDMAHDEIRALLQLTDTPADRCDSINSLLDDHIGHVDARLAELTHLRDQLTELRRQCVGEHSVEDCGIVHGLATMETVAPAAKRSHLG
- a CDS encoding ABC transporter substrate-binding protein — protein: MKHTATLKLAFALACAIGSGAALADAQTLRFGLEAQYPPFESKAPNGDLQGFDIDVGNAVCQTAKLSCKWVETSFDGLIPALKGRKFDAINSAMNATEQRRQAIDFTTIIYRVPTQLIARTGSGLLPTPESLKGKRVGVLQASIQETYAKAHWEPAGIAIVAYQDQNQAYADLVAGRLDATLVLAPSGQRGFLSRPDGKGFSFVGQPVHDDKILGSGIAFGLRKGDDALKAKLDAAIDKLKADGTVKTLGLKYFGDIDISTK
- a CDS encoding heavy metal translocating P-type ATPase, with product MTDAKRPHDPRHRHAGGADACCADPRDTQTATVADAAPAAGERAHGEAASRGHDHDHDHSHGGAHQHGATSAHDHAAHDEAGHDHDHDHDHSRGDAHVHGATCSHDHAAHDHSGHDHDHDHDHDHDHDHDHDHAAGDCCAPAALTLAPLPVAQATASGHVRSAFRIMQMDCPTEETLIRKKLGGMNEVSALEFNLMQRMLTVEHVPGAQPALESAIRSLGMTPEAATAGAPAARVADAPAKPWWPLALAGVAAIASEGATWAGLPVWLAAALALAAVLACGLTTYKKGWIAIRNGNLNINALMSIAVTGAMAIGQWPEAAMVMVLFTIAELIEAKSLDRARNAIQGLMQLAPDTATVQQADGSWRTIEAAQVALGAVVRVKPGERIGLDGEVVAGRSTVNQAPITGESLPVEKTTGDAVYAGTINESGSFEYRVTAVAANSTLARIIHAVEEAQGAKAPTQRFVDQFARVYTPIVFAVALLVAVVPPLVMGGAWHDWIYRALVLLVIACPCALVISTPVTIVSGLAAAARRGILVKGGVYLEEGRKLAWLALDKTGTITHGKPVQTDFDVHADDADAARVRHLGASLAARSDHPVSQAIAAAARDAGTAAFADVQDFEAIVGRGVRGTIDGTRYWLGNHRLVEELERCSTALEAKLDALERQGKSVVVLVDEARVLGIFAVADTIKDTSREAIADLHALGIRTAMLTGDNPHTAQAIAQQAGIDDARGNQLPEDKLAAVEELSAGGAGAVGMVGDGINDAPALARADIGFAMGAMGTDTAIETADVALMDDDLRKIPAFVRLSRATHRVLVQNIGFALGVKVVFLGLTVAGLGTMWMAVFADAGASLIVVANGLRLLSSSGAFGGTQAKR
- a CDS encoding zinc ribbon domain-containing protein, which gives rise to MSFLKRILGGHGGGHGSGHGNGGSGGHGGGGHHGGQRRDGQGGHDARGRDRHGWGWQAPADANGGQGGNVPLSQLACAGCGALNAADARFCAQCGAAQRSRACGRCHTALAADARFCPGCGTQAT
- a CDS encoding FAD-binding oxidoreductase yields the protein MQNRETVAAGGEPRDVRLSGEALDGVLVAELGEALVTRSADIDPRYFTAYNEPAGVRPRALVRPRSVDDVSRTLALCARLGQPVVPQGGLTGLAHGAVALGGEVVLSMERFAGIEAIDVAAGTMTVRAGTPLQTVQEAAEAAGFTFGVDLGARGSCQIGGMLATNAGGTRAIRYGMMREQVLGLEAVLADGTVVSSMNRMLKNNAGYDLKQLFIGSEGTLGVVTRAVLRLHPLLAVPATALCRVRDYDAVVALWNRVRTLPEVVSFEAMWPAFYDYVARHTPGVSAPFVGDDGFAVLIECATSAPGGDAHEALEAGLAAGFDAGLVDDAVLATSERQARDLWTLREGLAIDALPHLVNFDVSLPTGELGAFAERCEAALRARWPDVTCLFFGHVGDGNVHIGVSLAGMSDADLDALDHCVYAVVRDMGGSVSAEHGIGVLKRPYLAHTRSDAEIGLMRRLKAALDPHGILNPGKVL